The following coding sequences lie in one Lolium perenne isolate Kyuss_39 chromosome 2, Kyuss_2.0, whole genome shotgun sequence genomic window:
- the LOC127330887 gene encoding uncharacterized protein, with the protein MQHNRITMLASSETCHLGSSSTNQVIDQQSLLASNPTVDENDLLPDTLESENYPHYALNSHEVGMPSGQQNTSLSLWDSAGSSSMGFLGDHDSLLQAKRENFVPSLSIGGPLIIEGRRHESSSSLPSHLNIDLNLNEADQFESGNVDMGQSNGQSGMHVFPLNRGLSTAEHVLRHREFSPSLIRNSSHTGNLFDDTAGQEAGGSSSRSVNHFRSSIKRKNIAGSIAESSANGSSRNRRQNNNMLLSLPSSPESNDNLSMPTSTHYGFSFPPVEQLNQDNDTSEDAIFPGPYTLSGHLHENERFLRNTRMRMSANEYDESLPNLLPEGSIRCSARQPAQQLSSITPVQPRAMSSSASSHNSAHVPAVAQFSQSLCQPPSNGNFGSRIGSSSSSADTINLRSASQDHGSSLTRSNLHEPFLLGPSMFSTDSTNLLAAPGSRSNQQNSSSSSTLRAAANVGLQQVPGLNVPQPSSAARGSTEIPRRSSLAASVSHSRSSSIALQHRGHSSSLHENRSQQQGTSSRASLQHYSRAVPSSIDRQNTGHLDLQSFMQTIAASREGSRSISELRSVFEQLRQGRSAARLEDFLADRSLIRRASLIDRHREMRLDVDNMSYEELLALGERIGHVSTGLSEEKVMGGLKQWKYLHIPLEVEPPTGVEPCCICQEDYADGEDMGRVDCGHYFHTACIKQWLVIKNTCPICKKAALGT; encoded by the exons ATGCAACATAACAGGATCACCATGTTGGCTTCCTCGGAAACATGCCACCTTGGTTCTAGTTCCACCAACCAGGTCATCGATCAGCAGAGTTTACTTGCCAGCAACCCCACCGTCGATGAAAATGACTTACTCCCTGACACCCTAGAGAGTGAGAACTACCCGCATTATGCGCTCAACAGTCACGAGGTAGGAATGCCGAGTGGTCAGCAAAATACAAGCTTgagtttatgggattcagctggaTCTAGCTCTATGGGCTTCCTAGGTGACCATGATAGCCTTTTACAGGCGAAAAGGGAAAATTTTGTGCCTTCTTTGTCCATAGGTGGCCCTTTGATTATCGAAGGGAGAAGACATGAAAGCAGTAGTTCGCTGCCTTCACACTTGAACATAGACCTGAACCTTAATGAGGCTGATCAATTTGAGTCCGGGAATGTTGACATGGGTCAGAGTAATGGACAATCTGGAATGCATGTTTTTCCTCTGAACAGAGGTCTTTCCACCGCTGAGCATGTTCTTCGTCATCGTGAATTTTCTCCCAGTCTTATAAGAAATTCTTCGCATACTGGGAACCTTTTTGATGATACAGCTGGCCAAGAAGCCGGTGGAAGTTCTTCCCGTAGTGTGAACCATTTTCGTTCATCTATCAAGAGAAAAAATATTGCTGGAAGTATTGCAGAGTCTTCTGCCAATGGGAGTTCACGTAATCGTCGACAAAATAATAATATGCTGCTATCTTTGCCATCCAGTCCTGAAAGTAATGATAATTTAAGTATGCCGACCTCTACACACTACGGTTTTTCATTCCCTCCCGTAGAACAGTTGAACCAAGATAATGATACCTCTGAAGATGCCATTTTCCCTGGTCCTTATACACTATCTGGTCATTTGCATGAAAATGAAAGATTCCTGAGAAATACACGGATGAGAATGAGTGCAAATGAGTATGATGAATCACTTCCTAACCTCCTGCCCGAGGGAAGTATCAGGTGTTCAGCTCGTCAGCCTGCGCAGCAACTGTCTTCTATTACTCCAGTGCAACCTAGAGCAATGAGTTCTTCAGCAAGTTCTCATAACAGTGCTCATGTACCTGCTGTTGCTCAGTTCTCGCAAAGTTTGTGCCAACCTCCATCAAATGGTAATTTTGGTTCAAGAATAGGGAGTTCTTCCAGTTCTGCTGATACAATAAATTTGAGATCTGCTTCACAAGATCATGGTAGCAGCCTGACAAGAAGCAATCTCCATGAGCCTTTCTTGCTAGGTCCGTCGATGTTTTCTACAGACTCAACAAACTTGCTAGCTGCACCCGGAAGCAGAAGCAATCAGCAAAATTCCAGCTCCAGTTCCACACTTCGAGCTGCTGCAAATGTAGGACTCCAACAAGTTCCTGGGTTGAATGTACCTCAGCCAAGTTCAGCGGCAAGAGGTTCAACTGAAATACCCAGGAGATCCTCGCTTGCTGCTAGTGTTTCTCATTCCAGAAGTTCAAGCATTGCATTGCAGCATCGTGGGCATTCGTCTTCATTGCATGAGAATCGGAGCCAACAACAAGGAACGAGTTCTCGTGCAAGTCTGCAACACTACTCTAGGGCAGTTCCTTCCTCTATTGATAGGCAAAACACAGGTCACTTAGACCTTCAGTCTTTCATGCAGACCATAGCTGCTTCAAGGGAAGGAAGCAGGTCAATCTCAGAG CTTCGCAGTGTGTTCGAACAACTTCGACAGGGAAGAAGTGCTGCTAGACTGGAG GATTTTCTTGCTGATCGTTCACTTATCAGGAGAGCCAGTTTGATTGATAGGCATCGTGAGATGCGGCTTGATGTGGATAATATGTCATACGAG GAATTATTGGCACTTGGTGAGCGTATAGGGCATGTGAGTACTGGGCTTAGCGAGGAGAAAGTAATGGGTGGCTTGAAGCAGTGGAAATATCTCCACATCCCTTTGGAGGTTGAACCTCCAACAGGTGTTGAACCATGCTGTATCTGCCAG GAGGACTATGCTGATGGCGAGGACATGGGCAGGGTGGACTGCGGGCATTACTTCCACACAGCATGCATTAAGCAATGGCTCGTCATAAAGAACACTTGCCCGATTTGTAAAAAAGCAGCACTGGGTACCTAA